The Pelodiscus sinensis isolate JC-2024 chromosome 30, ASM4963464v1, whole genome shotgun sequence genome has a window encoding:
- the LOC142821095 gene encoding mast cell protease 1A-like, whose translation MSPRCAQLLPPGDIIGGHEDWPQSRPYMAFLQVHRGDKTIRCGGFLVVENFVLMAAHCKGDEITVILGAHNVRRKESSQQRIRVRRQIPHPEYDMKTLNNDIMLLQLEKPAKLNGFVKTIPLPQNSEWLEPRTVCSVAGWGRTIAEDGSSGSQVLREVDVKVLEDKNCTYHNYDPVTMGDSGSPLVCDGKAQGIVSWVSMDGITPGAYMRVSTFINWIQKEMGRPQP comes from the exons ATGAGCCCCAGATGTGCCCAGCT TCTCCCTCCAGGGGACATCATCGGGGGGCATGAAGACTGGCCCCAGTCAAGGCCCTACATGGCCTTTCTGCAAGTACATCGAGGGGACAAGACTATTCGCTGTGGCGGGTTCCTGGTGGTGGAGAACTTTGTGCTGATGGCCGCTCACTGCAAAGGAGA TGAGATCACCGTCATTCTCGGAGCCCACAACGTCAGAAGAAAAGAATCGAGCCAACAACGCATCCGCGTGCGCCGGCAGATCCCCCATCCAGAGTATGACATGAAGACCTTAAACAATGACATcatgctgctgcag CTGGAGAAGCCTGCGAAGCTGAATGGATTTGTGAAAACCATCCCCCTGCCTCAGAATAGTGAATGGCTGGAGCCCAGAACAGTTTGCAGTGTGGCCGGCTGGGGCCGCACTATTGCTGAAGATGGTTCATCTGGTTCCCAAGTGCTGCGGGAGGTGGACGTGAAGGTGCTGGAGGATAAGAATTGCACGTATCACAACTATGACCCAGTGACCATG GGCGACTCCGGAAGCCCCCTGGTGTGCGATGGAAAAGCCCAGGGCATCGTCTCCTGGGTATCAATGGATGGGATCACCCCTGGTGCGTACATGAGAGTCTCCACTTTCATCAATTGGATCCAGAAGGAAATGGGTCGgccgcagccctga
- the LOC142821094 gene encoding granzyme B-like, producing MQVQILLLLPIAFLLPPGARSGQIIGGQEAEPHSRPYMAYLHIQHAMKAFKCGGLLVKPNVVLTAAHCQGESITVILGAHNISQWEPSQQVLQVQRQIPHPQYNDTHDDNDIMILQLQGEAHRNKYVDFIKLPATKRRVRPKTKCSVAGWGRTDPRSKQTTGTLQEAHMVVMEDANCSETLLDYDAATMMCVGDPDKGSISSKGDSGGPLVCGGKAQGIVSWGPEDGNPPDVYTRVSTFVPWIKETMRKLQG from the exons ATGCAGGTCCAGatcttgctcctgctccccatcgcctttctcctgccccctggggctcGGTCTG GGCAGATCATCGGGGGCCAGGAAGCCGagccccactccaggccctacATGGCCTATCTGCATATTCAACATGCAATGAAGGCATTTAAGTGTGGTGGGCTCCTCGTGAAGCCAAATGTCGTGCTGACGGCTGCTCACTGCCAGGGAGA AAGCATCACTGTCATCCTGGGAGCCCATAACATCAGCCAATGGGAACCGAGCCAGCAAGTGCTCCAAGTGCAACGGCAGATCCCCCACCCACAGTACAACGATACACATGATGATAACGACATCATGATACTGCAG CTGCAGGGTGAGGCTCATCGCAATAAATATGTGGACTTCATCAAGCTGCCAGCGACCAAGCGACGAGTGCGTCCGAAGACCAAGTGCAGTGTGGCCGGCTGGGGCCGGACTGATCCAAGGAGTAAACAGACCACAGGGACACTTCAGGAGGCCCACATGGTGGTGATGGAAGATGCCAACTGCAGTGAGACATTACTCGACTATGACGCCGCCACCATGATGTGTGTGGGGGACCCAGACAAAGGCAGCATTTCTTCCAAA GGAGACTCTGGGGGCCccctggtgtgtggggggaaagCTCAGGGCATCGTCTCCTGGGGACCCGAGGATGGAAACCCCCCTGATGTGTACACGAGAGTCTCCACTTTCGTGCCCTGGATCAAGGAGACGATGAGGAAGCtgcagggctga